The following are from one region of the Paenibacillus sp. JZ16 genome:
- the erm gene encoding 23S ribosomal RNA methyltransferase Erm: protein MFKHNKNSRKKPKKPSNFSAQHLLISKRLIHEMIDLARIQSTDTVLDIGAGTGALTFPLAEKAAHVLAIETDPAFIDKLFSKIKDGSNIRVNPSDFLEVHLPKSPFAVVANIPYSITTAIMAKLLDHPGVPLQRAVLLVEKGAAKRFTAVPVQDPRILSWRMHYDIRLVRTVSPQHFAPPPKVDSAILAINRRKKPLIATQHQPKFRALAAYGLRDPRLPLFASLAGVFTPPQITKLVRMLGVDRELPIGRLNEEQWGTVFHTMLQHVPSNRWPKLTASSKGKSKKRE, encoded by the coding sequence GTGTTTAAACATAATAAAAATAGTCGGAAAAAGCCGAAGAAACCGTCTAACTTTTCCGCTCAGCATTTATTAATCAGCAAACGGCTGATTCATGAGATGATCGATTTGGCCCGGATCCAATCCACCGATACCGTTCTCGATATCGGGGCGGGCACAGGGGCATTAACCTTTCCGCTGGCAGAGAAGGCGGCACACGTGCTCGCGATCGAGACAGATCCGGCGTTTATTGATAAACTGTTCAGCAAGATAAAAGATGGCAGCAACATTCGCGTTAACCCGTCTGATTTCCTGGAGGTTCATCTTCCGAAAAGTCCGTTTGCCGTCGTGGCGAATATTCCGTATTCGATCACCACAGCGATCATGGCGAAGCTGCTGGATCATCCCGGCGTGCCGCTGCAGCGAGCCGTGCTGCTTGTGGAGAAGGGGGCAGCCAAACGTTTTACGGCAGTTCCGGTTCAAGATCCGCGTATCTTAAGCTGGAGGATGCATTATGACATACGGCTCGTGCGGACCGTATCGCCTCAACATTTTGCGCCGCCTCCCAAAGTGGATTCCGCTATTCTAGCCATCAACCGGAGGAAAAAGCCGCTCATTGCCACGCAGCATCAACCGAAGTTTAGAGCGCTGGCAGCCTACGGATTGCGGGACCCGAGGCTGCCGTTATTCGCGTCTCTGGCGGGTGTGTTCACGCCTCCTCAGATTACGAAGCTGGTCCGAATGCTGGGGGTGGATCGGGAGCTCCCCATCGGGAGGCTGAACGAAGAGCAGTGGGGGACTGTATTCCATACGATGCTCCAGCATGTGCCTTCGAACCGTTGGCCCAAATTAACTGCAAGCTCTAAAGGGAAATCCAAAAAAAGAGAATAA
- a CDS encoding MerR family transcriptional regulator, with amino-acid sequence MKIGELAARTGVSIRSLRYYEQQGLLMPVRNENGYREYSILAEEQVRTIQLYLNLGLSTEQIAGFLHCVLKNKEAFCAEVFPIFRQKIAEIDAQIHQLNHIKMNLEERMQSILEERESEEAEECK; translated from the coding sequence ATGAAAATCGGAGAACTTGCAGCCCGTACAGGCGTCAGCATCCGTTCGCTTCGATACTACGAACAGCAAGGATTGCTTATGCCGGTTCGCAACGAGAACGGGTACCGGGAGTATTCGATTCTCGCAGAAGAACAGGTGCGTACCATCCAGTTATATTTGAATCTGGGATTGTCCACCGAGCAGATCGCGGGTTTCCTGCATTGCGTCTTGAAAAATAAAGAGGCGTTTTGCGCGGAAGTGTTTCCGATTTTTCGTCAAAAAATTGCAGAGATCGATGCGCAAATCCACCAGCTGAACCATATCAAGATGAATCTGGAGGAACGCATGCAATCGATTCTGGAGGAACGAGAATCGGAAGAAGCGGAGGAATGCAAATGA
- a CDS encoding thioredoxin family protein, with translation MSLPRIDAASFQDAIKQNGVTLVEFGATWCPPCKVLLPILEELSQEEAGRLDVYQVDCDESPELAAQFGIMSMPTVIVFHNGEPADKLIGLRPKSVYQAALGRYVS, from the coding sequence ATGAGTTTACCACGAATAGATGCAGCCAGCTTTCAAGACGCGATTAAACAGAATGGAGTCACTCTGGTTGAATTTGGAGCCACATGGTGCCCGCCGTGCAAGGTGCTGCTACCCATTCTGGAAGAGCTGAGTCAGGAAGAAGCGGGTCGCCTGGATGTCTATCAGGTGGATTGTGACGAATCCCCGGAGCTTGCCGCTCAATTCGGTATTATGTCCATGCCGACGGTGATCGTGTTTCATAACGGAGAACCGGCAGACAAACTGATTGGACTTCGACCTAAGAGTGTGTACCAAGCGGCGCTAGGCCGTTATGTCTCATAG